The following proteins are encoded in a genomic region of Candidatus Atribacteria bacterium:
- the phoU gene encoding phosphate signaling complex protein PhoU — protein sequence MMKKEKKIYFDNELTGLRDSLTKMADLVEKAIDMSIRSLVEQDLDLAAKVIENDDIIDKMELDIEEQCLQLIALRHPIAKNLRIIGCGYKTISDLERVADHAVSIAKSSQYLSTKSMVKPLIDIPRMAEIAQNMLKDSLNAYFEGDVELAKEIWARDKTVDDLDHQIFRELLTFMMEDPRTISRAIHLIFISNNIERIADHATNLAERVVYIVDGERMKNYFNNDKKT from the coding sequence ATGATGAAAAAAGAGAAAAAAATTTATTTCGATAACGAGCTTACCGGCTTAAGAGACAGTTTGACTAAGATGGCTGATTTAGTAGAAAAAGCAATTGATATGTCTATCAGGTCTTTAGTTGAACAGGATTTGGATTTGGCGGCAAAGGTCATTGAAAATGATGACATCATTGATAAAATGGAATTAGATATTGAAGAACAATGTTTGCAATTAATTGCTCTGCGTCACCCTATTGCCAAAAATTTAAGAATTATCGGTTGTGGTTACAAAACCATATCTGATTTAGAAAGAGTGGCGGATCATGCTGTAAGCATTGCCAAATCCAGTCAATATCTTTCCACTAAATCAATGGTAAAACCACTGATAGATATTCCTCGAATGGCTGAAATTGCTCAGAATATGTTAAAAGACAGCTTAAATGCTTATTTCGAAGGAGATGTAGAGTTAGCCAAAGAAATATGGGCTAGGGATAAGACGGTTGATGATCTGGATCATCAGATATTTCGTGAACTCTTGACCTTCATGATGGAAGATCCACGTACTATCAGCAGAGCAATTCACTTGATTTTTATTTCAAATAATATTGAACGGATTGCGGACCATGCTACCAATTTAGCCGAACGGGTAGTATATATAGTTGATGGAGAAAGAATGAAAAATTATTTTAATAATGATAAAAAAACATAG
- a CDS encoding YggS family pyridoxal phosphate-dependent enzyme, whose translation MEVIKSNLEIIKEKIKKAALKSDRNPEEIKLVAVTKTASIGQIKEAISAGIRMIGENKVQAAKEKYHILTIDTEWHLIGHLQTNKVKYAIEIFDCIQSVDSIKLAKEIDKRSLQFGKTTNILIEVNVSGEKTKYGIKPEEVEAFLKEISEFSGIRVRGLMTIAPIEEMKEKVRPYFRKLRELSQEIKGKNIKNIKMDYLSMGMTDDFEIAVEEGANMLRIGRGIFGIH comes from the coding sequence GTGGAAGTAATCAAAAGTAATTTAGAAATAATTAAGGAAAAAATAAAAAAAGCAGCTTTAAAATCTGATAGAAATCCTGAGGAAATAAAGTTGGTAGCAGTCACTAAAACTGCTTCTATAGGACAAATAAAGGAGGCTATAAGCGCAGGCATAAGAATGATTGGTGAAAATAAAGTTCAGGCTGCCAAAGAAAAATATCATATTTTAACTATCGATACCGAGTGGCATCTGATAGGACACCTGCAAACCAATAAAGTAAAATATGCTATAGAAATTTTTGATTGTATTCAATCGGTAGATAGTATAAAATTAGCTAAAGAAATAGATAAACGTTCTTTGCAGTTTGGGAAGACCACTAATATTTTAATTGAAGTAAATGTCTCCGGGGAAAAAACTAAATATGGGATTAAACCGGAAGAAGTAGAAGCTTTTCTCAAAGAAATCTCTGAATTTTCCGGAATAAGAGTTAGAGGTTTAATGACCATTGCGCCCATAGAAGAGATGAAAGAAAAAGTTCGTCCATATTTTAGAAAGCTTCGGGAATTATCCCAGGAAATAAAGGGTAAAAATATAAAGAATATTAAAATGGACTATCTTTCCATGGGGATGACCGATGATTTTGAAATAGCTGTTGAAGAAGGTGCCAATATGCTTAGAATCGGTAGAGGGATATTCGGGATTCATTAA
- a CDS encoding YggT family protein yields MILLIQIVNLFFRIYSYLILARIFLTWIPIDPYNPLVRFIYRVTEPVLAPFRIILPLGGVGLDLSPIIVFFLLNLLQRALINILVSIAF; encoded by the coding sequence ATGATTTTACTGATTCAAATAGTGAACCTGTTTTTCAGAATTTACAGCTATTTAATTTTAGCGAGAATATTTTTAACCTGGATTCCAATAGATCCTTATAATCCACTGGTTCGATTTATCTATAGAGTTACCGAGCCGGTTTTAGCGCCTTTCAGGATTATATTGCCTTTGGGAGGGGTAGGGTTAGACCTTTCACCGATCATTGTCTTTTTTTTACTGAACTTGCTACAAAGGGCACTAATTAATATACTGGTCAGTATAGCTTTTTAA
- a CDS encoding DivIVA domain-containing protein yields the protein MRITPMDIEQQEFSRSFRGYNEEEVDDFLDKIVKDYEELINENVRLNEEIEKMQEKLKEFGEIEENLRSALLNAQKSAEEMKSRVEDEAKAIIEKAKMEAKALKQQVFQREDLLKNEIDSLRRYKFIFKEKFRSMLNLYLKMLETEDFEEKGNYKLEEDEVTKEKEAKNIPRERSEKLEGFNLTEDYNLEEKED from the coding sequence ATGAGAATTACACCAATGGATATTGAACAACAAGAATTTTCTAGATCATTCAGAGGTTACAACGAAGAAGAAGTAGATGATTTTTTAGATAAGATTGTAAAAGATTATGAAGAATTAATTAATGAAAATGTAAGACTTAATGAAGAAATAGAAAAGATGCAAGAAAAATTGAAAGAATTTGGTGAAATTGAAGAGAATCTAAGAAGTGCTTTGCTTAATGCTCAAAAATCTGCCGAAGAAATGAAGAGCAGGGTAGAAGATGAAGCAAAAGCAATCATAGAAAAAGCAAAGATGGAAGCAAAGGCGTTAAAACAACAGGTCTTTCAAAGGGAGGACTTATTGAAAAATGAAATTGATAGCCTGCGAAGGTATAAATTTATTTTTAAGGAAAAATTTAGATCAATGTTAAATTTATACTTAAAAATGTTAGAAACTGAGGACTTTGAGGAAAAGGGAAATTACAAGCTCGAAGAGGATGAAGTGACCAAAGAGAAGGAAGCAAAAAATATTCCCAGAGAGAGATCGGAAAAATTGGAAGGATTTAATCTAACAGAAGATTATAACCTTGAAGAAAAGGAAGATTAG
- a CDS encoding YggU family protein — MTGNDLVVKVKIIPGTSRNKIDGVYNNALKISITAPPVEGKANKKCIAYLAKYFGVAKSKIEIISGKTSKNKLIKIYDISPEDFIDKIEKNI, encoded by the coding sequence ATGACGGGTAATGACCTTGTCGTTAAAGTTAAAATTATTCCCGGCACATCTCGGAATAAAATTGACGGGGTATACAATAATGCTTTAAAAATTTCTATCACTGCTCCGCCGGTAGAAGGAAAAGCTAATAAAAAATGCATTGCCTACTTGGCCAAGTATTTTGGTGTAGCGAAATCAAAAATTGAAATTATTTCTGGGAAAACCAGCAAAAATAAATTGATCAAGATTTACGATATTAGTCCGGAAGATTTTATAGATAAAATAGAAAAAAATATTTGA